The Paracholeplasma brassicae genome includes the window AAAATCGTTCAAGTTGTCTTGCCTTGGTTTCTTGATCCATATAGCCTTTTGATAAAGCTAAATCAAAAATTTCATTGGCATTAGAGGCATAATCTAAATTTGCAAATAGAATAACAATGGCTGATGATGTTTCATATTGTAATCTGTTAAATGTGAATAAATTACTGTATTTTTCTTTGGCTTCTTTTGAACTTATCACAGCAATATGCCAAGGTTGAAGGTTGTTTGCGGATGGTGCTCTTAATGCTTTATTAATCATTTCCTCTAATTCTTTACTAGAAATCTTGATCGTTGAGTCATATTTTCTAATCGAACGTCTGTTTAAAAA containing:
- a CDS encoding nitroreductase family protein, giving the protein MNKRNDFNDVFLNRRSIRKYDSTIKISSKELEEMINKALRAPSANNLQPWHIAVISSKEAKEKYSNLFTFNRLQYETSSAIVILFANLDYASNANEIFDLALSKGYMDQETKARQLERFSNKDSVPKEIILKTALLDSGMLAMSMMLVFRSHGYDTCPMGGFNKDLAVNMFNLENATATVAISVGVALDEGYQSVRLPFEKIGTIE